A DNA window from Trypanosoma brucei brucei TREU927 chromosome 11 chr11_scaffold01 genomic scaffold, whole genome shotgun sequence contains the following coding sequences:
- a CDS encoding NUDIX hydrolase yields MRKQLFFTLARPCVAVGRRFISGDNKSIDSSAFISDDDALRGELASALDTEGHALPFDVHLQQPHSSGDGTAGDTSTIQLEKLSHPPARFDLLTNSFVYKWQTKAALARKVSGPMREWAAELKYRTGVHIELEPTYPERLSENAVKGSGSDEGDGTQWGAYETADDVDITVYLFGSERGIFNCHKLMEAAIQQDPVYVRLGIFRRLANSSEVEWLMLRRINRELRPPDIPPISLKLPGKWTLLYERYKEAAIRTLWEETGITVDASNVYPTGHLYQTVPQYYWRVPVRYFVAEVPSDIRVEGPQVVPLQYMRNWDARLLRQSPDPIDRAWAQLADPATGCAWMKASMIDQLQKPLRGDNYMAIRYTPPPYSNLQEVVGLGDGSITPSTGNGEDAS; encoded by the coding sequence ATGCGCAAGCAATTATTTTTCACCCTTGCACGTCCTTGTGTGGCGGTTGGGCGTCGCTTCATATCTGGTGACAACAAATCCATCGATAGCAGCGCCTTCATCAGCGATGATGACGCGCTTCGGGGGGAGCTTGCTTCAGCGCTTGATACGGAGGGGCACGCACTACCCTTCGACGTACACCTGCAGCAGCCCCATTCGTCGGGTGACGGGACGGCAGGTGACACGAGCACCATTCAACTGGAGAAATTATCGCATCCACCAGCACGCTTTGATCTCCTCACCAATTCATTTGTGTACAAGTGGCAGACGAAGGCAGCACTCGCTCGTAAGGTGTCAGGACCGATGAGGGAATGGGCTGCCGAGCTGAAGTATCGCACTGGGGTACATATTGAATTGGAACCCACATACCCAGAGAGGCTTTCTGAGAATGCTGTAAAAGGCAGTGGAAGCGACGAAGGAGATGGCACGCAGTGGGGGGCATACGAGACGGCGGATGATGTGGATATTACGGTTTACCTTTTTGGCTCGGAGCGTGGCATTTTCAACTGTCACAAGCTCATGGAGGCGGCTATACAGCAAGACCCTGTATACGTACGGCTGGGCATCTTTAGGCGGCTGGCGAACTCAAGTGAGGTCGAGTGGCTAATGTTACGCAGGATAAACCGTGAACTACGGCCTCCCGACATTCCTCCTATTTCCCTAAAACTCCCAGGAAAGTGGACGTTGCTCTACGAGCGCTACAAAGAGGCGGCTATACGTACACTGTGGGAAGAAACGGGCATTACCGTAGATGCTTCAAATGTATACCCCACCGGCCATCTGTATCAGACTGTTCCACAATACTACTGGCGCGTTCCTGTACGCTATTTTGTAGCGGAAGTCCCCTCGGACATTCGCGTCGAGGGGCCACAGGTGGTCCCGTTGCAGTACATGAGAAACTGGGATGCACGGCTCCTTCGGCAGTCGCCGGACCCTATTGATCGTGCATGGGCGCAGTTAGCGGATCCTGCTACTGGATGTGCATGGATGAAGGCTTCCATGATTGACCAACTGCAGAAACCGCTGCGCGGAGACAACTATATGGCGATACGGTACACGCCTCCACCCTATTCTAATTTGCAAGAAGTGGTGGGTCTTGGCGATGGGAGTATTACTCCTTCGACAGGTAACGGGGAAGATGCATCGTGA
- a CDS encoding poly(A) polymerase, putative (similar to GB:AAS92532.1: caffeine-induced death protein CID1 {Cryptococcus bacillisporus;}; similar to Poly(A) polymerase cid13 (EC 2.7.7.19) (PAP) (Polynucleotideadenylyltransferase). (Swiss-Prot:Q9UT49) (Schizosaccharomyces pombe)) translates to MPPSPAVVGRSLVNSFKQFVSKDLHTRHVDATYRLVLDCVAAVDPLMRLYTFGSTVVYGVHEKGSDVDFVVLNKTDVEDGKGGDAATQVAKGLQADILAKLARVIRQKHLSWNVEEVRRTRVPVVRVKGGGAVDFDITAYRRNGVRNSALLRAYFEQNPPCRWLSMSIKRWSKQTGLNASVIGGSITSYGFNLMVVYYLLQRNHLQFVPPSTIDVSRVEPLPPHLPLEEPADEGLELGTQVLDFLHFFLHEFDSDKQVISLNRPGITTKEELDWTKSAEDFARMNGEKVHYQWCIEDPYELNLNVGRNVTPLKRDFLRRHLEKARDTALLTIV, encoded by the coding sequence ATGCCACCATCACCAGCAGTGGTCGGCCGAAGTCTTGTGAATTCCTTCAAACAGTTCGTCTCGAAAGATTTACACACTCGGCATGTGGACGCAACATACCGCCTCGTGCTGGACTGCGTTGCCGCTGTCGACCCACTGATGCGGCTTTATACATTCGGTTCCACTGTTGTGTACGGTGTGCACGAGAAGGGAAGCGATGTGGACTTTGTTGTGCTCAATAAAACGGATGTGGAGGATGGGAAAGGTGGGGATGCAGCCACTCAGGTAGCTAAGGGGTTGCAGGCTGACATCCTGGCTAAATTAGCGCGTGTGATAAGGCAGAAGCATCTGTCGTGGAATGTGGAAGAGGTCCGGCGAACGCGTGTGCCTGTTGTGCGTGTTAAGGGTGGTGGTGCTGTGGATTTCGACATCACTGCGTACAGGCGCAATGGAGTACGAAATAGCGCCTTACTTCGCGCTTATTTTGAGCAAAATCCACCGTGTCGCTGGTTGAGCATGAGCATCAAGCGGTGGAGTAAACAAACAGGACTTAACGCATCTGTCATTGGTGGAAGCATAACTTCCTATGGTTTCAACTTAATGGTAGTTTACTATCTACTGCAGCGGAATCACCTCCAGTTTGTGCCTCCTTCCACTATCGATGTTTCCCGCGTTGAACCTTTGCCACCCCATCTCCCGCTGGAGGAACCGGCAGACGAGGGATTAGAGCTGGGAACACAGGTGCTAGATTTTctgcattttttccttcatgaGTTTGATTCGGACAAACAAGTAATCTCATTGAACCGGCCAGGTATCACAACTAAGGAAGAATTGGATTGGACAAAGAGCGCGGAAGACTTTGCCCGTATGAACGGCGAAAAGGTCCACTATCAGTGGTGCATCGAGGACCCCTACGAACTAAATCTGAATGTTGGTAGAAACGTTACACCGCTAAAGCGCGACTTTCTTCGTAGGCATTTGGAGAAGGCACGTGACACGGCGCTACTCACTATTGTCTAG